The Musa acuminata AAA Group cultivar baxijiao chromosome BXJ1-8, Cavendish_Baxijiao_AAA, whole genome shotgun sequence genomic sequence CCCTCTTGCCCATGGAATGGAGCAGCACCCTCTCCTGGCTGatgtctctcctcctcctcctgatcTGCTCCGGCAACTCCGAGGAGTACGCCGTCAGGCTCTCGCTCGTCGGTTTCCTTCAGGTGCTCTCGGGCAACGACACCGGGATCATCGAAAAGTTGGGTTGGAGTGCCGCGACTGATCCATGCACCGATGGCTGGAATGGCGTGACGTGCAACAACAGGACGAGTTCTGTGTACAAGATCAAGCTCGAGGAGGTGGGACTTCGTGGAACAATCGACGCCGGCCGGCTCTGTCAGGCGCCATCGCTGGCTGCGGTGAGTCTCCTCCACAATGCCATTCGGGGAGAAATCCCCCCGGAGATCTCCGACTGTGGCCGGCTGACGCACCTGTACCTCGGAGGCAATAGTCTCGCTGGAAGCCTGCCTCCCTCTCTCACCCTCTTGGGAAACCTCAAGGTGCTCGACGTCTCCGACAACGACTTCTCCGGTGAGCTGCCGGACCTGGCAAAGATCTCCGGCCTGGTCGGCTTCCTGGCGCAGAATAACCGCCTCCATGGAACCATTCCTAGTTTCCGGTTCGGAAACTTCGATCGCCGACGCTTCAATGTCTCCAATAACCTGTTCGCCGGTCCCATTCCGCCGGGCGGTGATCGGTTGGACCAAACCAGCTTCATCGGCAACCCCGGTTTGTGCGGGAAGCCACTTCCTGTTGCATGTCCACCTTCGCCATCAAAGGAGGATCACAAATCACTGAAGCTGTCACGCGAGAAGGCCATCATGTTCTCGGGCTACATCGCTCTCGGTCTTGTCCTGTTCCTCTTCGTCACGTACAAGTTGATCCACGGGAAGAAGACGACTAAGCACAGGAAGATTTCTGACGAGAAGATTGCGTCCGATGGCAGCAGCGGAAAGAGCTCGATCCCGTGGTCTTCAACGGAAGCTTCCGCCACGGCGACATCCTCGTTGATCGTTCTGAAGAGACCGGGGACGATGACAGACTTGAAGTTTGACGACTTGTTGAAGGCTCCGGCGGAGTCGCTAGGGAGAGGAAGGAATGGAAGCCTGTACAAAGTGACGATGGCCGATGGCACTTGTTTGGCCGTGAAGAGGATCAGGGACTGCGGCACTTCAGCGGCGGAGTTTCGGAGGAGGATGGAGAGGATGGACATGGCTAGACACCCGAACGTGCTCCCCGCGGTGGCGTTTCATTGCTCGACGCAGGAGAAACTCGTGGTGTACGAGTACCAGCGGAATGGAAGCCTCTTGAGTCTCCTCCAAGGTAAGAAAGAACATGAACTGATTGATAATTCAATTCTATAAATAAGATTactatttacaatattttttttactgtttataatcatattttaaaatttttaatattttaatattatctttTCATATCTGAACATAAAtatcttttttacttttcttatctccgatttttctttttcatcctctttctccAATGATAATCCTAAGGGGATGATAAGTGGGATGAACCGTAAGGATGCGATTTTGAGAGGGTCGATAGATTGACGATAAGGAGTTTAAGTTTAGGACAACAACTCATGGTGGTCGACAATTGGACTAAGCTAGGAGGTGACAATTTATGATGGGCCAAAAGTATAAACTAAGAGATAGTAATAGGTGATACCCATAAGTTAAAGGATGATGATCAATAATAGGAAACACTCGGTAGGCAATGACAATATGTGTATGAGCGgacgtaaaaaaaaaaataatcaaaattaaattgagtcataaataataaaatattatgatattaaatttaaaaattatgaatagTAAAAACAAGACTCTTAGTAGTAAGctctaatatttatattaattttttttatttttaaattttttgctatacataaatattttctaacaTACCTTAGTccttgtttaaatatttttcccttTCATGTGTGGTCGATGTTTCCATTCTCCCTAACCTATATTACCCATTCTCAGGCGGGCAATTGGATTGTGTTGCTTTTGACTGGAGTTACAGGCTGAGGGTGGCCGCCGGAGTAGCTGAGGGCTTGGCCGCCATGCACAGGGAGCTTCTTGTAGAGGGCATCGGCCACGGGAACCTCAAAtcctccaacatcttgttgaccaACGTCATGGACCCATGCATCAGCGAGTACGGCCTGGTAGCAGACAGCCGCAGTGTCGAGAAGGCCGGTGGCGGATCCGCCGTCGCCGCTGCCGACGTGCATGCCTTCGGGATCATCCTCCTGGAGCTGCTGACGGGGAAGCCGGTCCGGAATGAGCCATCGGAGCTAGCGAGGTGGGTGAACTCCGTGGTCAGGGAAGAGTGGACGGTGGAGGTGTTCGACGAGGTGCTCGTCTCGGGTGGAGCCAGCGAGGGAGGAATGGTGCAGTTGCTGCAGGTTGCGCTCAGGTGCGTTCATCCCTCCCCTGCTGCTCGGCCGAGCATGGATCACGTGGCAGCAATGGTTAACACCGTCcgagaggaggaagatgagaggtctgaggtcTCTGAGCCTTAAAAGGCCAAGACAAGCACGTAGAAACCTTTCACATATTTAATTAAGCCTCATTGCATGCATGCGATTGTAACTGTGCAGATCTTGGGAAGCTATTCCATGACTTTGCTTCTTGAAAGATTTGGATTGGGATTGTTTCTTTGGTTCACTTATATTAAGGATGATTTATCACTCGATTTTATTTGGAAAATTGAATTCTTTAATTAGTTATTTGATTGATGTTTAAACCTTTGGTGATCTGATCTATATATTGGCTAATCTGAGTGATATATGAGTTACAAAACACTCCTAATACATGAGTAGCTTTATTGTTGATTTGACTCTCAAAAGAATATTGAATTATAATTCATCTTTAACTTATAAGTACTTCTTTGTGAGCTTATATAAATGTTTTTccagaataaaaaaaaatacttattaTGAGTGACCAGTTCTTGAGTTGAAACAGCAGCAACAAATGCCTCCAAGCTGCATTGTTGATGTTGTCACAAATGTTCACATCCATAATAACAGATAAAGATATTTACCAATGATCTTTACAATAAGTTTGTAGTGGATTCCATGTGAAATATATGGGTGTGTATGTCTCTTATTCGGAAATGGATGAGAGCCATAGAGTTTATGGGAATACAGAAGATTTGATCCACTGCAGAAGAATAATCACTAAATATTCTCCCAAGTCACAACCATGGAAATGAAGCCTGAATGTGAAAAGCATTAAACCACCACTTAAAAAGTGATTCCTTTATTCTTCTATAAACACATGAGGTTCCACACCCAAGATCAATCTagaaaaatctttcttttctttctgggagAATATACCAAGAGAATTGTTTCAATGGCATGTGTTCATCTCCACAAGGATTGATGAGGAAAGGGATCAATCAATAGGGCAAAGCCTGATCTGTAGAAGTCAGACTTATTTGAATGGTAAATCAAGCAATTGAAACATCTAGTGTTGTTAATATGCAAGCTGCTATCTTTCACAATTCATGGCTGCTAACTGGATACAATTTGTCCAATTCATTTTCACTTATCCTTCCATGGCCCCAAGTATGTATAATGAGTTATAATAATCCCAAAACAACAAGAGGAAGCACACTCTGTTTCCCCTTGCTAATATATAACTTATCTTCAATGGACAGGACAGACAGTGGACTACACAACAGTTGTGTTGGATATCATCTTTGGGGAAAGCCAAGGAGATTGGATGGATGCAATCATGCACGTATGAGACAGAAAGCATGATGTCTGGCACAGAAGCTGAGCCACAGTTTCTCTAGTCTTCCTGCCTTTTAAAAGTTGGTGGCTCCAACTATGAATTCTATGGCTCAATAGCATCTTAAAGGACAATTCACCACTCAAAATCAAGTATGTAGTGGAGTTGGCACCATATCAGCAGGcgatgttaaaaaaaaatcatgagagaaagagagagagagagagagtccaaaGCAAAACCACTGATTGGCACAAATAAAAAGAACAACTATGATGACCAAGACAGCAGAATAAGATAAAATATGGTCAATGTCAACATCAGTAAAGGGAAGAATCAAAAGGAGAAGCAGCGTCACCCAAACAAGAGCCAATCAATGTGCTATTTCTTGAGTTCTAAAGTGGGAACTGACACTTGTTGGAAACTTGAGTCAGCCTGCAATAGGGTAGTCTGTGTCCAAAGTAATATAGAGACTGATCACCCAGTTCATGCTTCAGTTGGAGCAATTACATTGACTACATATACTCCACCCACCAATTCATTACCAGCAGGATCAAAACTGCTTTTCCAGTAGTGTTGAAACTTGAAGAGTAAAAGAAAAAGGGTCTAATGCCAAGCATAAATTAGAATAAAATGATAATAAATGAAGAAGATTTCTTAGAACAAGTTTTGCTATCAAGCACAAACTGGGAGTACAGGTTTTCAAAGAAGAGGACTTTTGAAATCCTTATGAATTTAATATAATAGCAGGTGTAAAATTTGCATGGCAGTGTAGCCCCAGCTAAACCCTAATAATCCATGTCAACATCATTAAAGGGAGAAATCAAAGATCCAACTTATTAGCCAAAAGGTGGATCTACAAATGTCATTTCTGGAGCTGAAAAGTGGGGGAACTGATTGATTGGCTGCTTGAGCCCACCTACAATAGCTAGCCTCTCTGTATCCAAGTAAAACAATGCATCTATAAGCACcatacaaaacaaaacttcaatcatcAGCAGTCCCATTATTGTTTTTCTAGGGAGCATGAGTGAGCAAATACAGAGTAAATGAACATAAAATGATCTACAGGAAGAGAACAGGGCATTACTTGGTTGCTTTTTGGATCTAATCACCATTATCCACATATGAGTAAGATTTTAATGCATATATAGAAAGGGGTACATATCTTGCATGGCACTGTaccatatataaaaaaaaatacaattaaCAGCAGAAGAAATCCAAAATTTAAAAGAGGAGCTGAATCAAAGAACATGACTATCCTTAAATAGAAGATTTTCCAACCAACCCTTCATGTGGAACATCAGACCAGTGAAGCAAGCAGAGTTCATTACTTACTAGGATAATAAACCCAAACATGCATAGCCTTTTTCCTCTTAAGTACATATTCTTATGATCCAAAAACATCTCATCATACAGGTAGTACACATCCAACAATGTTCGACTAGTAACATTCAAACAGCAGCGgcagcatgcatgcatgcatgcagcagCCAGGCTATCTCATCCATGTACCTAGTTCCAGATACACCAATCCAGTTGAGCTTCCACCTCCTCCTGCTGGTGGTGCTCCGTAAACATGCCATCGGGGTAGTAGCTGCAACCCTCGTCACTCATGTCGTCCTCGGAATGGATTCCGACGACGTCGACCAGCTCCACACGGTGGTAGTTCTCCGGGAGGTAAGACTCCCGGCTGCTCTCCACAAGATGATGCCCGCCCTCCGCTTCGACCACCGCGCTTCCTCCACTCCCGGGGCTCAGCATGTCCTCCACCTTCTTCTGCTGGATGTTCAGGACCGTCAGATCCGCGGTTGACGCCGCCTGATCGTCCACCGTCAGCACGGTGACGCCTGATGCTCCTTGCTCGTTTGCTTCTTCTAGCTTTTCAGCCAGTGTGCTCAGCTGCAACACAATTAGACTACTCAAAACTCTGATGAATACCTTCAACCAAATTTTAATTACTAATTCAGCTAACTAAATAAGTTATTCGGATCATTAACGAGTGGAATCAACATAAGGAGAATAAAAAAGAATAACATTCTCACAATTGAATTAAAGATGACtccaaataattaaaatattctcACAATTTTAAACCtttggagaacatgaagacgatttAACCTCGGAATAT encodes the following:
- the LOC103996231 gene encoding probable inactive receptor kinase At2g26730 codes for the protein MEWSSTLSWLMSLLLLLICSGNSEEYAVRLSLVGFLQVLSGNDTGIIEKLGWSAATDPCTDGWNGVTCNNRTSSVYKIKLEEVGLRGTIDAGRLCQAPSLAAVSLLHNAIRGEIPPEISDCGRLTHLYLGGNSLAGSLPPSLTLLGNLKVLDVSDNDFSGELPDLAKISGLVGFLAQNNRLHGTIPSFRFGNFDRRRFNVSNNLFAGPIPPGGDRLDQTSFIGNPGLCGKPLPVACPPSPSKEDHKSLKLSREKAIMFSGYIALGLVLFLFVTYKLIHGKKTTKHRKISDEKIASDGSSGKSSIPWSSTEASATATSSLIVLKRPGTMTDLKFDDLLKAPAESLGRGRNGSLYKVTMADGTCLAVKRIRDCGTSAAEFRRRMERMDMARHPNVLPAVAFHCSTQEKLVVYEYQRNGSLLSLLQGGQLDCVAFDWSYRLRVAAGVAEGLAAMHRELLVEGIGHGNLKSSNILLTNVMDPCISEYGLVADSRSVEKAGGGSAVAAADVHAFGIILLELLTGKPVRNEPSELARWVNSVVREEWTVEVFDEVLVSGGASEGGMVQLLQVALRCVHPSPAARPSMDHVAAMVNTVREEEDERSEVSEP